GGTGTGGCTGGAGAACGAGGCGCGGCTGCGCGTCAGCGCGCTGGCCTATGTGGTCGATCGCGGTCATGTGCAGTATGCCGGGCGGCTGACGCTGGCCGATCAGTTGCGTCACGTGCTGCAGGGCCACGGCCAATCCGGCATCAACCGCGACTACGTTCTCGCCACCGTGAAGGCGATCGAGGCCGAAGGCTTCCGCGATCCGCAACTGCATCAGCTCGCCATGATGCTGCACGACCAGCATGTGCTGCGGGATGGGGACAGAGGCCGCTGAACTTCTCCCTCGCCCCGCTCTTCGCGGGGAGAGGGTTGGGGTGAGGGGCTCTCTCCGCGAGTCTGGTGTAATTGATAGACCTGTACCCCCTCACCCGGATTGCACTTCGTGCAATCCGACCTCTCCCCGCTTGCGGGGCGAGGTGATCAAGAATCAATTCGCCTGCGCCGTCGCCGGCCGCTGCGGCAGCGAGCCGGTCGGCGGATCCGACCATTCCGGCACCAGGTCGATGCCGAGATCGGCCAGCCGCACACGCAATTCCACGGCGACGTATTTCGCGTATTCCGACAGCAGCAGGCGGAACGTCGCACCACTGGTCCACCACGGTTCGTCGCGCCATTTGTCGCCGACCACCGCGAACGGGATCAGCGTGACATCAGGCATCGCATGCGACATTTCGACGATGGCGCGCGGCATGTGGTAGTTCGACGTCACAACGATCAGCGACTTGAAGCCGCGCTCGCGGGCCCAGCGCCGGGTCTCGGCGGCGTTGCTGCGCGTATTGATGGCGGAGCGGTCGAGGTCGACGCAGCAGCCGAGCAGCGACTGGTTGTCGGGCAGCGAGCGGGAAATGTCGCTGGCGGCGTTGGTCGGGTGCACGCCCGAGATCAGCAGGCGCTTGCCGTAGCCGCCGGCCAGCAGTTCCATCGCATCCGACACCCGCGACGAGCCGCCGGTCAGAACCACGATACCGTCGGCGTTGCGGGCCGGCTGGGTCTCGACGCCGCGCAATTGAGCGAGAAAGGCGACGAAACCCACGACCGAGCCGACGAAGACGATGGCGAGCGTGGCCACGACAGCCGCGCGCAGCCGGCCTCGCGGCGGCGCGGCCGGCGGTTCAGGCGACCTATCGTCGGGCTGCACACTCATGTGGTTCTGCTGGTCCTCTCCCTCGCTCAATTCTATCGCGTTTTCGGGCGAAGTGGAGTCTGCCCCGGCGCCTTCCCAAGAGCATGCTTCAACCGGGTTGAATTCATGCCGCCTGTCCACTTCTTTCGGATCATGCGCTAGTCGATATCGTCCAGCGTTGCGAACAGCGTGCGCCGCGAGGCCCAGGCGGTGATCGCGGCAATCAGCACGGCCTGCACCGCCAGCGCCAGATAACCGGACGGGCGCAGCGAAAACGTCCCCAATAATGCCGCGAACTGGTCGCCGACCGGGGTGCCGGAAAACCAACCGGCGATCGATTCGGAGAACCCGAAACCCAGCATCGCAGCACCCCCGCCGATCAGGCCGCCCTCAAGGCCGAGCCTGAGAAAGTGCCGCAGGAAGCGGTTGGCGATGTAGGTGTCGCCGGCGCCGACAAAATGCAGCACCTCGACGATCGGTCGGTTCGCCGCCATGGCGCCGCGGGTGGCAAACGAAACCGAAATGATGGTCGCAACGATCACCAGTGCGAGAATGCCGATGCCGGCAAACACGGTGGCGCCGGTCATCGAGCGCATGCGCTCGATCCAGGCGCGGTGATCGTCGACGCTGGCCGATGGCGCCACCTGCGTCACCCGGCTGCGCAGCGCGGCAAGGTCGAGTGTGGCGCCGGGCTGCACGCGCGCAACGATGACGCGCGGCACCGGCAACTGGTCGATCGACAGTCCGCTGCCGAGCCACGGCTCCAGCAGTTTCGCCGACTCCTCCTTGCTGAACGGCTTGACCTCGACGACGGTGGCTTGCGTGCGCATCGCCTCGGCCGCTGCCGCCGCATCGCGGTCGAGATCGCGGCCGGCAACGGGGCGTACCTGCACGGTGATTTCGCTGGCGACTTCCGACTGCCACTCGGCGGCCGAGGCGCTCACCAGCAAGACCGTGCCTGTGGTGATGGAGGCGAGGAACGTCATGATCGCGACGACCGCGACCAGCGCACGGCCGGAGATCGAGGCGCGCGGCACGATCGGCGACATGTTGCGCGCCTGCGCCGCGACCCGCGGGCGTTCCTGCCCGAGATCCACCAGCGGGACATGCTCTTCGCCGGGCCTAGTCATGAATACGCCTGGTCATTGACGCGCCTACTCATAGATATGCAGTCGTCCCTGATGCAGCACCAGCCGCCGCGCCTCATACTGGTCCATCAGCGTGATGTCGTGGGTCGCGATGATGACGGCGGTGCCCGACTTGTTCAGTTCGATGAACAGCCGCAGCAGGCGCCGGCCGAGCGTCGGATCGACACTGCCGGTCGGCTCATCGGCCAGCAACAGTTGCGGCCGCGAGATCACGGCGCGCGCGATCGCCGCACGCTGCTTCTCGCCGCCCGACAGGATCGGCGGTAGCGCATCCATGCGCTCGCCGAGGCCGACCCATTTCAACAGGTCGATCACCTCGCGGCGGTAACTCGATTCCTCGCGGCCCATGACCCGGAACGGCAGCGCCACGTTCTCGTAGGTCGTCATGTGGTCGAGCAAGCGAAAGTCCTGCAGCACGATGCCGATGCGCTTGCGCAAATCGGCGATCTGCTCCTTGCCCAACAGCGAGACGTCGTGGCCGAACAGGTTGACCAGGCCCCGGGTCGGCCGCATCGACAGAAACAGCAGCCGCAGCAGCGAGGTCTTGCCGGCGCCCGAGGGCCCGGTGAGGAACTGGAAGGAATGAGCGGGAATCAGGAACGACAGGTCGCGCAAAATCTCCGGGCCGAGCCCGTACCGCAAACCGACATTTTCGAACCGAACCAAGCTCAGCTCCGCTCGATGTGAACCGTGGCCGGAAACCCCGGATTTGAACCTGAACTTCGGGCCCGCCGCCCACCGATTGCAGCCCCGTCCGGACAAAACGGTTTTGCGGCCGTTATGGTTTCCGGTTCGTTAACGGTCGCTATGTAGCATCCGGGCAAAGACACTGTGGAAACGGGCTCCATGCACATCGTTTGCCCCCATTGTACAACATCCTACGCCATCAATCCGAGCACCCTGGGGGCTTCCGGACGTACGGTGCGCTGTTCCCGTTGCAAGGAGACCTGGCTGGCCCGGCCCGAGGACGCGATCGAGATAGCCGCCGCGGCACCCGCCATGGCGGCCTCGCGCCAGACCGCCGAAAACGATGCCGCCGCCGAGTGGGACGCGATGGCGCGCGAGGAAAGCGGCCAAGAAACAGGCCAAGAGACCGGCCAGGACACCGATCAGGACACGCCTGTGGTCGACAGCCCGTCGATTTCGGCCGACTGGCCGGCCGAGGGTGAAGGTGCGTCCGAGAGCGGCGATTCCGACTGGCCGTCGGTCGCCCGGCGGGATGCCGAAGGGCATGAGGAAATCGCCATCACCAGCCATCGCGAGCGGCTGGCCAGGCTGTTTCGGCTGCCCGCTCTGCCGCGTATTCCGTTCATGCCCGCTGTCGGCCTGCCGACTGCCTGCGCGGCGATGGGCGCGCTGCTGCTGGCGCTGGTGATCTGGCGCGCCGAGGTCGTCCGCCTGCTGCCGCAGACCGCGACCTTCTACCGGATGGTGGGGCTTGAGGTGAACCTGCGCGGACTGGTGTTCAAGGACATCAAGATCAGCAACGAGACCGTGGAAGGCAAACCGGTGCTGGTCATCGAGGGCATGATCGAAGGCTCGACCAGGAAGCCGGTCGAACTGCCGCGGCTGCGCTTTTCCGTCCGCGACGAGCAGGGTGCCGAGATCTACGCCTGGAACGCGGTGCTCGAACAGCCGGTGCTGAAGCCGGGCGAGCGGGCCTATTTCAAGTCGCGGCTGGCCTCGCCGCCGCCTGAAGGCCGCAATATCGATGTACGTTTCTTCAACAAGCGGGATCTCGCCGGCGGCCACGCCTGACCCTGATCCAGCGCCCCGCTCGCGAATGAGCCCAAAGCAATGCCGCGGATATTGATCGCCGACGACGAGGATTCGATGCGCACGCTGGTGGCGCGCGCGATCGCCATGGATGGCCATGAGACCATCACCGCCGAGGACGGCGCCGAAGCGCTCGAACTCCTGACCCGCGAGAGCGGCGCGTTCGACCTGCTGCTGACCGACATCCAGATGCCGGTCATGGACGGCATCGCGCTGGCGCTGGCGGCGGCACGCGATTTCCCCGACCTGAAGATTCTCTTGATGACAGGGTTTGCCGATCAGCGCGAACGCGCCTCCGGCCTCAATGCGATCGTGCACGACGTGGTGACGAAGCCGTTCTCGGTGGCGGATATCCGCACCGCCGTGGCGGACGCACTGGCGGCGCGGAAGGTGTAGCTTCCCGTCATTGCGAGCGTCGCGAAGCAATCCATAGCGCCGCGTCGGGAAAGAATGGATTGCTTCGTCCTCGCAATGACGGCGAGGGACGGCGATCCTCAATAATCCTTCAGCAGCCGCTCGATGTACTCGAGCTCGATCTGCGGACGGGACGGATCGGCGAGACGACGGCGCAGTTCTTCCAGGATCCGGCGCACCCGCTGCACGTCGATTTCACCGGGAATCTTCACCGAGAAATCATCCGAAAATTCGTTGTGGCGCA
The Bradyrhizobium sp. KBS0727 genome window above contains:
- a CDS encoding ABC transporter permease, which produces MTRPGEEHVPLVDLGQERPRVAAQARNMSPIVPRASISGRALVAVVAIMTFLASITTGTVLLVSASAAEWQSEVASEITVQVRPVAGRDLDRDAAAAAEAMRTQATVVEVKPFSKEESAKLLEPWLGSGLSIDQLPVPRVIVARVQPGATLDLAALRSRVTQVAPSASVDDHRAWIERMRSMTGATVFAGIGILALVIVATIISVSFATRGAMAANRPIVEVLHFVGAGDTYIANRFLRHFLRLGLEGGLIGGGAAMLGFGFSESIAGWFSGTPVGDQFAALLGTFSLRPSGYLALAVQAVLIAAITAWASRRTLFATLDDID
- the ftsE gene encoding cell division ATP-binding protein FtsE, which gives rise to MVRFENVGLRYGLGPEILRDLSFLIPAHSFQFLTGPSGAGKTSLLRLLFLSMRPTRGLVNLFGHDVSLLGKEQIADLRKRIGIVLQDFRLLDHMTTYENVALPFRVMGREESSYRREVIDLLKWVGLGERMDALPPILSGGEKQRAAIARAVISRPQLLLADEPTGSVDPTLGRRLLRLFIELNKSGTAVIIATHDITLMDQYEARRLVLHQGRLHIYE
- a CDS encoding MJ0042-type zinc finger domain-containing protein, which gives rise to MHIVCPHCTTSYAINPSTLGASGRTVRCSRCKETWLARPEDAIEIAAAAPAMAASRQTAENDAAAEWDAMAREESGQETGQETGQDTDQDTPVVDSPSISADWPAEGEGASESGDSDWPSVARRDAEGHEEIAITSHRERLARLFRLPALPRIPFMPAVGLPTACAAMGALLLALVIWRAEVVRLLPQTATFYRMVGLEVNLRGLVFKDIKISNETVEGKPVLVIEGMIEGSTRKPVELPRLRFSVRDEQGAEIYAWNAVLEQPVLKPGERAYFKSRLASPPPEGRNIDVRFFNKRDLAGGHA
- a CDS encoding response regulator, coding for MPRILIADDEDSMRTLVARAIAMDGHETITAEDGAEALELLTRESGAFDLLLTDIQMPVMDGIALALAAARDFPDLKILLMTGFADQRERASGLNAIVHDVVTKPFSVADIRTAVADALAARKV
- a CDS encoding YdcF family protein → MSVQPDDRSPEPPAAPPRGRLRAAVVATLAIVFVGSVVGFVAFLAQLRGVETQPARNADGIVVLTGGSSRVSDAMELLAGGYGKRLLISGVHPTNAASDISRSLPDNQSLLGCCVDLDRSAINTRSNAAETRRWARERGFKSLIVVTSNYHMPRAIVEMSHAMPDVTLIPFAVVGDKWRDEPWWTSGATFRLLLSEYAKYVAVELRVRLADLGIDLVPEWSDPPTGSLPQRPATAQAN